The Neorhodopirellula lusitana genome contains a region encoding:
- a CDS encoding S1C family serine protease: MANSDSDHGNSILVLVLGGAFASFLILAAIGPFVGWRYYQAIDVAQKAVFSTEPIPASPTAEQSIPSSRVESSRRLDVRLVANPGATQAGAPQTRDSTKTSLKYSWNPANKIVYDFDIEAEVGSQKVKYHGRNTIQGTGKRPNEAALNAKVDEGSGTGFVIHPDGIVVTCAHVVKGATSIQATIAGSSFDAEVIKLDSENDLAILRLNTKELPFLKFANSDQVRLGQDVRAIGYPLSDLLGKSIKMTKGEVSGRGGPHGTDGLQIDATINPGNSGGPLVDDSGRLVGVTSSMLAGAGISEVGFAVPANKVITLAKEMKIPIEFQDEISVLPAPDIIDLVRPATALLEVVVGPGGVGMEIPHELEYYGYWFETSINSPSSLSASRLQNRHFDGTLHVDSAGHSLQEDPDSMLPWMLGSISRVGIEPLPDSAPGHTLSTQLIVIQSQTPQQRRSAIGGNGFGSFGSRRLPPWMRRPDPTPDETTNMLGTESTTIELGKPTPNGIELTKSYSLKVSGDSDDELPLMITGKGEGMYDPLAGRMLNLKYKMSVTINQENVTLRIPVSLTYKLVDEAQLAKEKKASQERQQARAKIKAQGTPTTSKESSFESSTVTTAEASLKFKSVKNSPKSPSLDKFDFDK, encoded by the coding sequence ATGGCGAATTCCGACAGCGACCACGGGAACAGCATCCTGGTACTGGTTCTTGGTGGTGCGTTTGCATCGTTCCTAATCCTTGCTGCGATTGGCCCTTTCGTAGGTTGGCGATACTACCAAGCAATCGATGTCGCCCAGAAAGCGGTCTTCAGTACGGAACCAATACCCGCATCCCCAACAGCGGAACAGTCCATTCCGAGCAGCCGAGTTGAAAGCTCTCGGCGATTAGACGTTCGATTGGTCGCTAATCCAGGGGCCACACAGGCTGGCGCACCGCAAACGCGTGATTCAACGAAAACTTCGCTGAAGTATTCGTGGAATCCGGCTAACAAGATTGTATACGATTTCGATATCGAGGCTGAGGTCGGTTCGCAAAAGGTCAAATACCATGGACGGAACACCATTCAGGGAACCGGCAAACGGCCAAATGAAGCCGCCTTGAACGCAAAGGTGGATGAAGGAAGCGGTACCGGATTCGTAATCCATCCCGATGGCATTGTCGTGACATGTGCCCATGTGGTCAAAGGTGCGACCAGCATTCAAGCAACGATCGCAGGTTCCAGTTTTGATGCTGAAGTGATCAAACTGGACTCCGAAAATGACCTTGCAATCCTTCGTCTCAACACCAAAGAGCTTCCCTTCCTGAAGTTTGCCAACTCAGATCAAGTTCGATTGGGCCAGGATGTTCGGGCAATCGGGTATCCGTTGTCTGACCTCTTGGGCAAGTCGATCAAGATGACCAAGGGAGAGGTTTCGGGACGAGGGGGACCACATGGGACGGATGGATTGCAAATCGATGCAACCATCAATCCAGGCAACAGTGGTGGACCACTTGTCGATGACTCCGGGCGACTTGTTGGCGTCACCAGTTCGATGCTGGCCGGCGCCGGGATTTCAGAGGTTGGGTTTGCGGTCCCAGCAAACAAGGTCATCACGCTTGCCAAGGAAATGAAAATCCCGATTGAGTTCCAGGATGAAATATCTGTTTTGCCGGCACCCGATATTATCGATTTAGTCCGTCCAGCGACTGCGTTACTGGAAGTCGTCGTTGGGCCCGGAGGCGTGGGAATGGAAATTCCGCACGAACTGGAGTACTACGGTTATTGGTTTGAGACCAGCATAAATAGTCCCAGTTCTCTGTCGGCAAGTCGACTTCAGAACCGACATTTTGATGGCACCCTGCACGTCGATTCTGCGGGTCATTCGTTGCAGGAAGACCCGGATTCGATGTTGCCCTGGATGCTTGGCAGCATCAGTCGCGTAGGGATCGAACCGTTGCCAGATTCAGCTCCTGGACACACCCTTTCGACGCAGCTGATCGTGATCCAGAGCCAAACTCCCCAACAACGCCGATCAGCCATTGGTGGAAATGGTTTTGGAAGTTTTGGTTCACGTCGTCTCCCACCATGGATGCGGCGTCCTGATCCGACGCCGGATGAAACCACTAACATGCTGGGTACCGAATCGACAACTATTGAGCTTGGTAAGCCGACCCCGAACGGCATCGAACTAACAAAGTCTTATTCACTGAAAGTGAGTGGCGACTCCGATGACGAATTACCGCTGATGATCACGGGAAAAGGCGAGGGCATGTATGACCCGCTCGCCGGACGGATGCTGAACTTGAAATACAAAATGTCAGTGACCATCAATCAGGAAAATGTAACGCTACGAATTCCTGTCTCCTTAACCTACAAACTCGTGGATGAGGCTCAGCTCGCCAAGGAGAAAAAGGCCAGTCAAGAACGTCAGCAAGCACGAGCGAAAATCAAGGCGCAGGGCACCCCTACAACAAGCAAAGAATCCTCATTTGAATCATCGACCGTGACGACTGCCGAAGCCTCATTGAAGTTTAAAAGCGTAAAGAACTCGCCAAAATCTCCAAGTCTAGACAAGTTTGATTTCGACAAATGA